In the genome of Harmonia axyridis chromosome 4, icHarAxyr1.1, whole genome shotgun sequence, the window tgtacatttcaaattgaaaaaattccaatgcCATCTTTGTGAATATTCGACGAGTCGAAAAACTAATTTGAAACGTCACATAACAACTgtacatttgaatttgaaaaaatttaaatgtgaAGAATGTGCTTATGCCACAAATTTGAGTAGTTCGTTGAaatatcacatacagaaagTACATTCAGATACGGAAACATATCCAAAACCTAGAAACTACAAATGTAATGTATGTGAATTGTCTACAACTTCAAAAAAAGATTTGAACATACATATCAAAAGTGTTCATTTGAAGATTAAAGACTATCAATGTGATATATGTGAATATAAGGCGAGCAGAAAAACTCATTTAAAAAgtcatatggaaaatattcattcgactAAAAAGTGCAAATTATGCGATTTCAGTACAACTGAGCAATGGACTTTAAGAAGACATGTGAAAgacttacatccagaaaaactgtagaAAAACATCTATTAAAATTGGAGAGAATTTGTGAAGCAATTTGTTCATATTCAActagaataataaatttgtatatatgtaaatattttatgttttatttcatttttttaatataaatgagaatgaaattaaatttatatcttttttcaagCAATACAAATTTGGAGTAAGGTAAATGTCCCAATTATCGACACAATAGCGTGAGTAAGAATGACAAAGAGTCTTCAATtacgaaaacaatttttatgtagttgcaatatagaatttcccattctttgaaccttcattttcaatatacaggaaaaaaaatcgtaaaatagtagaaataatttgaataaaatgaataaaattcagatgCCTCAATGGTCGACACCATTTAATTTTCttgtgaagaaataaaaaaacaaacgaagtaatacttcttcaacaaaaagtattcgtgaaggtgcaaaaatcctcgtctttgaatcggatttttgttgccccaGCACTAATTCTTcatgttaaaatattatttagcaacgtgttttttcgaagaattcaaatgcccttatattacttacgaaa includes:
- the LOC123678619 gene encoding zinc finger protein 64-like, with the protein product MAYEHVNPEVELKVKEEDLEITEEFIEPNGNIIARATGRTYYEANNMKLESDVGEKDRNETQEKFECCLCEISTIWIGNIRRHVNIVHFNKKDFKCRLCDYISSDSNTVLQHMSDVHFKLKKFQCHLCEYSTSRKTNLKRHITTVHLNLKKFKCEECAYATNLSSSLKYHIQKVHSDTETYPKPRNYKCNVCELSTTSKKDLNIHIKSVHLKIKDYQCDICEYKASRKTHLKSHMENIHSTKKCKLCDFSTTEQWTLRRHVKDLHPEKL